From the Takifugu flavidus isolate HTHZ2018 chromosome 12, ASM371156v2, whole genome shotgun sequence genome, one window contains:
- the LOC130535425 gene encoding ADP-ribosylation factor-like protein 14, producing MGVRGSKPQKQAQVLLLGLDGSGKTTMLYRLKYNESVMTVPTVGFNVETLDTDRSSLGLTVWDVGGQKKMRPHWRHYYADTAGLLFVVDSCDQKRMDEARKELHRILRYESLRGVPLVVLANKQDLRGALNPEDLCLKLDLRIICEGRAWFIQPCSATTGTGLEEGFRRMIYLMKTPLKQTQEDIKLKMRSKGLSVTAVKQALLCSR from the exons ATGGGTGTGCGTGGATCTAAGCCTCAGAAACAAGCCCAGGTGTTACTGCTGGGCCTGGATGGGTCAGGGAAGACCACCATGCTCTACAGGCTGAAGTACAACGAGAGCGTGATGACCGTGCCAACGGTGGGGTTCAATGTGGAGACCCTTGACACGGACAGGAGCAGCCTGGGCCTGACGGTGTGGGACGTGGGGGGCCAGAAGAAGATGAGGCCCCACTGGAGGCATTATTACGCGGACACGGCGGGGCTTCTATTTGTGGTGGACAGCTGCGATCAGAAGAGGATGGACGAGGCCCGTAAAGAACTGCATCGG ATCCTGCGGTACGAGAGTCTCCGGGGAGTTCCTCTCGTGGTCCTCGCCAACAAACAAGATCTTCGAGGTGCTCTTAATCCAGAAGATCTCTGCCTGAAACTGGATTTGAGGATAATATGCGAGGGCAGGGCCTGGTTCATCCAGCCCTGCTCGGCCACGACCGGCACAGGACTGGAGGAAGGGTTCAGGAGAATGATCTACCTGATGAAGACTCCACTGAAACAGACGCAAGAGGACATCAAGCTGAAGATGAGGTCAAAGGGACTGAGCGTCACCGCGGTGAAACAAGCTTTGCTCTGCAGCAGGTGA